In the genome of Zonotrichia albicollis isolate bZonAlb1 chromosome 24, bZonAlb1.hap1, whole genome shotgun sequence, one region contains:
- the LOC141731665 gene encoding olfactory receptor 14J1-like: MCYDRYVSICKPLHYGTLLGSRACAHMAAAAWASAFLNALLQTSNTFSLPLCHGNALGQFFCEVPQILKLSCSKSYLRELGVLAFSGCLGVGCFVFIVFSYVQIFRAVLRIPTEEGRHKAFSTSLPHLAVVSLFVSTVMFAHLKPPSMSSSSLDLALSVLYSVVPPALNPLIYSLRNQELKAEVWRLVTGCFQKH, from the coding sequence atgtgctatgaccgctacgtgtccatttgtaaacccctgcactacgggacactcctgggcagcagagcttgtgcccacatggcagcagctgcctgggccagtgcctttctcaatgctctgctgcaaacatccaatacattttccctgcccctgtgccatggcaatgccctgggccagttcttctgtgaggtgccccagatcctcaagctctcctgttCTAAATCCTATCTCAGGGAACTGGGGGTTCTTGCTTTTAGTGGCTGTTTGGGAGTTGgatgttttgtgttcattgttttctcctacgtgcagatcttcagggctgtgctgaggatccccacTGAggagggacggcacaaagccttttccaccagcctccctcacctggccgtggtctccctgtttgtCAGCACTGTAATGtttgctcacctgaagcctccctccatgtcctcctcatccctggatctggccctgtcagttctgtactcggtggtgcctccagccctgaaccccctcatctacagcctgaggaaccaggagctcaaggctgaaGTGTGGAGACTtgtgactggatgctttcagaaacattaa